A region of Dioscorea cayenensis subsp. rotundata cultivar TDr96_F1 chromosome 5, TDr96_F1_v2_PseudoChromosome.rev07_lg8_w22 25.fasta, whole genome shotgun sequence DNA encodes the following proteins:
- the LOC120260253 gene encoding uncharacterized protein LOC120260253 — protein sequence MFWLDNWVEGCALADICPHLFLLAQSKEETIVDFLNRGPDPTVYYLSTVSTVLNTLHSQPSSGIDERRWKLSSNGKFSVKTFYNFLNDGGLRCDKTKVILKGDCPKKVNLFNWLALDNKILTLDNLALRGCNVLPTTTCVMCHADVETAEHLLLHCPLATHIWTFFAHLLGARHIPRSLVDLWGDWRRAVPKSLLPFWDLLVRAINRNIWLKRNARIFTANCLSITTRFLKLSVWFFLWFSRTP from the coding sequence ATGTTTTGGCTTGACAACTGGGTGGAGGGATGTGCTCTTGCTGACATTTGTCCTCACCTCTTTCTTTTAGCTCAGTCTAAGGAAGAAACTATTGTAGATTTTTTGAACAGGGGTCCTGATCCCACTGTTTATTACTTGTCTACGGTGAGTACCGTTCTCAACACTCTCCATTCTCAACCCTCTTCTGGGATTGATGAAAGGCGTTGGAAGCTATCTTCAAATGGAAAGTTCTCAGTCAAAACTTTTTATAACTTCTTGAACGATGGAGGTCTCCGTTGTGATAAGACCAAAGTCATCCTTAAAGGAGATTGCCCCAAAAAAGTTAATCTCTTCAACTGGCTTGCGTTAGACAATAAAATCCTGACACTGGACAACCTTGCCTTGCGTGGTTGCAATGTTTTGCCTACGACTACTTGTGTTATGTGCCATGCGGATGTTGAGACTGCTGAACACCTCTTGCTCCACTGCCCTTTGGCTACTCATATTTGGACCTTCTTCGCTCATTTATTAGGTGCCCGCCACATTCCTAGGTCTCTTGTTGACTTATGGGGAGATTGGCGACGCGCCGTTCCTAAATCCTTGCTCCCTTTCTGGGATTTGCTTGTGAGGGCTATCAATCGGAACATTTGGCTAAAAAGAAATGCACGCATTTTCACTGCTAATTGTCTTTCGATCACTACTCGATTCTTAAAATTGAGCGTATGGTTCTTTTTGTGGTTTTCTCGCACTCCGTAA